The following are encoded together in the Anoplopoma fimbria isolate UVic2021 breed Golden Eagle Sablefish chromosome 13, Afim_UVic_2022, whole genome shotgun sequence genome:
- the LOC129101450 gene encoding gelsolin-like has protein sequence MVFHPEFEGAGQRAGLQVWRVENMELVPVPVSLYGGFYSGDTYLVLYSTENRQGTLQYDLHYWIGSECSQDESGAAAIFAVQMDDFLQGAPIQYREVQGHESRTFSGYFRTGLKYMKGGVASGFQHVVTNDVEVERLLQVKGRRVIRATEVPVSWESFNHGDSFILDLGEEIIQWSGSHSNHFEKLKATMVSRGIRDDERCGRGQLLVCEEGEEPNRMLQVLGEKPELPDAHADDTRVDASNRKLAQLYQVSNADGDIDVTMVAEHNPFSQDALQSSECFILDNGANGHIFVWKGKDANTEERRAVLKSAEKFISKMNYPTHTQIQVLPENGETPLFQQFFKDWRDPDYTVGMGTAYVSNQIARIEKVPFDASKLHQSEAMAAQHGMLDRGDGEKQLWRIEGPEKVPVDPSVFGQFYGGDSYIILYRYHHNNREGDIIYIWQGAESSQDEVGVSAILAIQLDEELGGGAVQVRVVQGKEPAHLMTVFRGQPMVVYKGGTSRGAGQSEVADTRLFQVRANPVGDSRAVELDPSSSRLNSSDVFLLVSSSGSWMWRGRGSSSAEIHGAEHLAGLLQVTPTPLEEGEEEGAFWDALGGQEDHCGPPRLKNKMEASPPRLFACSNQTGCFLMEEVLGELMQDDLVPDDVMILDTWDQVFVWIGNEAREEEKTEAVASAVRYLESDPADRDPRTPIVTVKQGFEPPTFTGWFLGWKHETE, from the exons ATGGTGTTTCATCCAGAGTTTGAGGGGGCGGGTCAGAGGGCGGGGCTTCAGGTGTGGCGAGTCGAGAACATGGAGCTGGTTCCTGTTCCTGTGAGTCTGTACGGAGGGTTCTACAGCGGGGACACGTACCTGGTTCTCTACAGCACCGAGAACCGCCAGGGAACCCTGCAGTACGACCTGCACTACTGGATAG GGTCAGAGTGCTCTCAGGATGAGAGTGGGGCGGCGGCCATATTTGCGGTGCAGATGGACGATTTCCTCCAGGGGGCGCCAATCCAGTACCGCGAAGTCCAGGGCCACGAGTCCAGAACCTTCTCTGGGTACTTCAGAACCGGACTTAAGTACATG AAAGGGGGCGTGGCTTCAGGGTTTCAACATGTGGTGACCAATGATGTGGAAGTTGAGAGGCtgctgcaggtcaaaggtcgaCGCGTCATCAGGGCGACGGAGGTTCCTGTCAGCTGGGAGAGTTTCAACCATGGAGACAGCTTTATACTGGACCTgggagag gaAATCATCCAGTGGTCTGGTTCCCATAGCAACCACTTCGAAAAGCTGAAGGCCACCATG gtgtctcGGGGTATCCGTGATGACGAGCGGTGTGGGCGGGGCCAGCTGCTGGTctgtgaggagggggaggagccaaATAGGATGCTGCAG gTCCTCGGGGAGAAGCCGGAGCTGCCTGACGCTCACGCTGACGACACCAGAGTTGACGCCTCTAACAGGAAGCTGGCTCAGCTCTACCAG GTGTCTAACGCAGATGGTGACATTGACGTTACCATGGTAGCAGAGCACAACCCGTTCTCCCAGGATGCTTTGCAGTCCAGCGAGTGTTTCATCCTCGACAACGGGGCCAACGGACACATCTTCGTCTGGAAAG GTAAGGATGCTAACACTGAAGAGCGTCGGGCGGTTCTGAAGAGTGCAGAGAAGTTTATCAGCAAGATGAACTACCCAAcgcacacacag ATTCAGGTCCTTCCTGAGAACGGGGAGACTCCGCTCTTCCAACAGTTCTTTAAGGACTGGAGGGACCCTGACTACACCGTCGGCATGGGAACAGCCTATGTATCCAATCAGATCGCGAGAATAGAGAAG GTTCCGTTTGACGCATCGAAGCTCCACCAATCAGAAGCCATGGCAGCGCAGCACGGGATGCTGGaccgaggagacggagagaaacaG ctCTGGCGTATTGAGGGACCGGAGAAGGTTCCGGTGGATCCGTCTGTCTTCGGTCAGTTCTATGGAGGAGACAGTTACATCATCTTGTATCGTTACCATCACAACAACAGAGAGGGTGACATCATCTACATATG GCAGGGAGCAGAGTCCAGCCAGGATGAGGTCGGAGTGTCGGCCATCTTGGCAATCCAGCTGGATGAAGAACTGGGAGGGGGGGCAGTACAG GTCCGTGTGGTTCAGGGCAAAGAGCCTGCCCACCTCATGACTGTGTTTAGGGGCCAACCAATGGTGGTGTACAAGGGCGGGACTTCTAGAGGGGCTGGCCAATCAGAGGTGGCAGATACACGTCTGTTCCAGGTGCGAGCCAATCCAGTGGGAGACTCCAGAGCTGTGGAG TTGGATCCGTCCTCCTCCAGACTGAACTCCAGTGATGTCTTCCTGCTGGTCTCCTCCTCTGGATCCTGGatgtggagaggaagaggaagcagctCAGCTGAAATCCACGGAGCTGAGCACCTGGCTGGACTCCTGCAGGTGACCCCCACCCCactggaggagggggaggaagaag gtgcattctgggatgCTTTGGGGGGGCAGGAGGACCACTGTGGACCCCCCCGACTGAAGAACAAGATGGAGGCTTCTCCCCCTCGTCTGTTTGCCTGCTCCAACCAGACGGGATGCTTTCTG aTGGAGGAAGTTCTAGGTGAGCTGATGCAGGACGACCTTGTTCCTGATGATGTAATGATCCTGGATACCTGGGACCAG GTATTTGTTTGGATCGGAAACGAGGCTCgtgaggaggagaagacggAGGCGGTGGCGTCAG CTGTCAGGTACCTGGAGAGCGACCCGGCTGACAGAGACCCTCGTACACCGATTGTCACGGTGAAACAGGGATTTGAACCGCCGACCTTCACCGGCTGGTTCCTGGGCTGGAAACACGAAACAgagtga